The Nitrogeniibacter aestuarii genome has a window encoding:
- the hyi gene encoding hydroxypyruvate isomerase — protein sequence MPRFSANVSMLFTEHAFLDRFEAARAAGFKAVECQFPYDWPIGVVAEAKAASGLPLVLHNLPAGDWSAGERGIACHPDRIGEFRAGVERAVDYARALDCPQLNCLAGIVPPHVTEREAHATFVANLAFAAQVLGSAGLRLLIEPINTFDIPGFFLNRSAQALAVIDEVGADNLFVQFDLYHAQRMEGELAGTLERHLSRIGHIQLADNPGRHEPGTGEINFPFLFARLDALGYRGWVGAEYLPESGTVEGLGWMDET from the coding sequence ATGCCACGCTTCAGCGCCAATGTCAGCATGTTGTTTACCGAGCACGCGTTTCTCGACCGATTCGAGGCGGCGCGGGCGGCGGGTTTCAAGGCAGTCGAGTGCCAGTTTCCGTATGACTGGCCCATCGGGGTCGTGGCCGAGGCGAAGGCGGCCAGCGGGCTGCCGCTGGTACTCCACAATCTGCCTGCGGGAGACTGGTCGGCCGGTGAGCGTGGCATTGCCTGCCACCCTGACCGGATCGGGGAATTCCGCGCGGGGGTCGAACGTGCCGTCGACTACGCCCGCGCGCTGGACTGCCCGCAGCTCAACTGTCTGGCCGGTATCGTGCCGCCCCATGTCACCGAGCGCGAAGCGCATGCCACGTTCGTCGCCAATCTTGCCTTTGCCGCACAGGTGCTCGGGTCGGCCGGTTTGCGTTTGCTCATCGAGCCGATCAATACCTTCGACATCCCGGGATTTTTTCTCAACCGCAGTGCCCAGGCCCTGGCGGTGATTGACGAGGTGGGCGCGGACAACCTGTTCGTGCAGTTCGATCTTTACCATGCGCAGCGTATGGAAGGCGAGTTGGCCGGCACGCTTGAACGCCATCTGTCCCGGATCGGCCACATTCAGTTGGCGGACAACCCGGGGCGGCACGAGCCCGGTACCGGAGAGATCAACTTTCCCTTCCTGTTCGCGCGTCTGGATGCCCTGGGCTACCGCGGCTGGGTCGGTGCCGAATATTTGCCCGAATCGGGTACGGTCGAGGGGCTGGGCTGGATGGATGAAACATGA